In Oryza sativa Japonica Group chromosome 1, ASM3414082v1, the genomic stretch TGGAGCTCGTCCACAAGGTGCGACCAGAGGACCAGAAGAGTGTCCACTCGCAGAAATTCTGCTCCAGCACCAATGGTGAGTGCTCATCAATTATATTCACGCACAGAGAGTACGTGCAGTAGTAGTATTAAtaatactaataataataataataataaaccaTTACCGTGTCAGGGATGAGGTTTCTGAATCGGAAGGATTTGATGGCCATCGGCAGCTACAACGCGTTCTTGCAGACGAAGCTGCCACCGGAGCACCGCATCTACGACCCGGACAAGGAGACGCTGGAGTCCGGCATGGCCACCTTCCTGACGGCGTTCCCGCGTGGCTTCGCCATCGAGGTGCTCGACGTCTACAGTGGCCCACCACGGATCGTCTTCAAGTTTCGGCACTGGGGGCACATGGAGGGCCCCTTCATGGAGCACCCGCCCCATGGCGAGCGGGTTGAGTTTTTCGGCATTTGCATTTTCCATGTAAGCAAAATATTATCTCTGTTTTTAAAATATGATAATATTGACTTTTAAACATGACGTCTGATTAATCATCTTTACTTATt encodes the following:
- the LOC4327212 gene encoding pathogen-related protein produces the protein MAAAGEEASGGGDKYRSFMYGEGEKDTVWRLGSPPNYDVVNKLFEEERTKEWPEGSLEEKVQRLLKTWEMELVHKVRPEDQKSVHSQKFCSSTNGMRFLNRKDLMAIGSYNAFLQTKLPPEHRIYDPDKETLESGMATFLTAFPRGFAIEVLDVYSGPPRIVFKFRHWGHMEGPFMEHPPHGERVEFFGICIFHVDEEMKVEKAEFFYERGNFLASFLSAPAAAATDAASGSGCPVMGGN